The following coding sequences lie in one Klebsiella huaxiensis genomic window:
- a CDS encoding ABC transporter substrate-binding protein, which translates to MKHRQVKLLAASVFLALSVVSEIAQAAGVLTIGRREDSTTFDPIKSAQNADNWVFSNVFDPLVRVDKTGTKLEPGVAESWTISPDGKVYTFKIRDTKFSDGTALTASDAAFSLLRIRDDEGSLWRDSYSIIAKAEATDPRTLVVTLKSPSAPFLSQLALPNASVVSQQAMKAEGEEAFAEKPIGSGAFSVKEWLRGEKIVLVKNPNFWQAKNVSLDGVEWLTIPDDNTRMLKVQAGELDAALTVPFSRIASLQKDANLKVELDPSTREDHLLINHSHGALGKVEVRQALDFAIDKDAIVKTVTFGYGQVANSYIPAGALYHYADNLRRPYDPQKAKEMLKAAGAADLKLNYVVNAGDEVDEQIAILLQQQLAKAGVTVNLQKVDPSQSWDMLVAGDYDISVMYWTNDILDPDQKTTFVLGHDANMNYMTRYHNEQVKALVAAARVEMDSKKREQMYIDLQKMAKADVNWVDLYYSPYRNVSRKNIDGFYQNPLGRFFLEDTVKN; encoded by the coding sequence ATGAAGCACAGGCAAGTTAAATTACTGGCGGCGAGCGTTTTTCTGGCGCTCAGCGTGGTGAGCGAAATAGCGCAGGCGGCAGGGGTATTAACCATTGGCCGTCGCGAGGACAGCACCACTTTTGACCCGATAAAATCGGCGCAAAATGCTGACAACTGGGTTTTTTCCAACGTCTTCGATCCGCTGGTACGGGTGGATAAAACCGGGACTAAGCTGGAGCCTGGCGTGGCAGAAAGCTGGACGATTTCCCCGGATGGTAAGGTCTATACCTTTAAAATTCGTGATACCAAATTCTCTGATGGTACAGCGCTGACCGCCAGCGATGCGGCGTTTAGCCTGTTGCGTATCCGCGATGATGAAGGTTCGCTATGGCGTGATTCCTATAGCATTATCGCCAAAGCGGAGGCCACGGACCCGCGCACCCTGGTGGTCACGCTGAAATCGCCCTCCGCGCCATTCTTATCGCAGCTGGCGCTGCCGAACGCCTCGGTGGTTTCACAGCAGGCGATGAAGGCGGAAGGTGAAGAGGCGTTTGCCGAAAAACCGATAGGTTCCGGCGCGTTCAGTGTTAAAGAGTGGCTGCGCGGCGAAAAAATCGTGCTGGTTAAGAACCCGAACTTCTGGCAGGCGAAAAACGTCAGCCTGGACGGCGTGGAGTGGTTAACCATTCCGGATGATAATACCCGAATGCTGAAAGTGCAGGCTGGTGAGCTTGACGCCGCGCTGACCGTGCCTTTCTCGCGTATTGCCTCGTTACAAAAAGACGCCAATCTGAAGGTTGAGCTGGATCCTTCCACTCGTGAAGACCATCTGCTGATCAACCATTCTCACGGCGCGCTGGGTAAGGTGGAGGTGCGTCAGGCGCTGGACTTTGCGATTGATAAAGACGCTATCGTGAAGACCGTGACCTTTGGCTATGGTCAGGTGGCGAACTCCTACATTCCTGCCGGGGCGCTTTACCATTACGCGGACAATCTTCGCAGGCCATACGATCCGCAAAAGGCCAAAGAGATGCTGAAGGCGGCGGGGGCCGCCGACCTGAAGCTGAACTACGTGGTTAACGCCGGGGATGAAGTGGACGAGCAAATCGCGATTTTGCTCCAGCAGCAGCTGGCAAAAGCCGGGGTGACGGTGAATTTACAAAAAGTCGACCCGAGCCAGAGTTGGGATATGCTGGTCGCCGGGGATTATGATATTTCGGTAATGTACTGGACGAACGATATTCTTGACCCTGACCAGAAAACCACCTTTGTGCTTGGTCATGATGCCAATATGAACTATATGACCCGCTATCATAATGAGCAGGTTAAAGCTCTGGTGGCCGCTGCGCGCGTAGAAATGGACAGTAAAAAGCGCGAGCAGATGTATATTGACCTGCAAAAAATGGCCAAAGCCGACGTGAACTGGGTTGATCTGTATTACAGCCCGTACCGCAACGTCAGCCGCAAGAATATCGACGGTTTTTACCAGAATCCGCTGGGGCGCTTCTTCCTGGAGGATACCGTCAAAAACTAA
- a CDS encoding dicarboxylate/amino acid:cation symporter — protein MLLGILSGAAIHAYAAQTTITAWSENITLLTDVFLRLIKMVIAPLVFSTLTVGIMRLGETATIGRVGGKAMVWFITSSILSILVGLVIVTLEHPGAGLNLAIPKESVDTGLAVSGMSLKGFLTHTIPTSITEAMANNEILQIVVFSMFFGIAGASLGEKFNAPLVAALNVVSHIMLKVTGYVMYVAPLAIFAAISSVIASQGLGILLNYASFIGGYYVAILLTSVVLLAVGYMVLKKEVFRLLNMLKDPVLVAFTTSSSEAAYPKTLERLVKFGCSRNIASFVLPIGYSFNLVGSMVYCSFAAMFIAQAYNIQLSFSEITVMMLTLMLASKGIAGVPRSALVVLAATIPSFNVPVAGILLLMGIDHFLDMGRSAINVLGNGIATAMLSKNEGLLQEEVLEAEAEPQQVEA, from the coding sequence ATGCTCTTGGGGATCCTCTCCGGCGCGGCCATCCATGCATATGCCGCGCAAACGACCATTACCGCATGGTCTGAAAACATTACGCTGCTAACCGATGTGTTTCTGCGCCTCATTAAGATGGTGATTGCGCCATTGGTCTTCAGTACCTTGACGGTCGGTATCATGCGCCTTGGCGAGACGGCCACAATCGGGCGGGTCGGTGGCAAAGCGATGGTGTGGTTTATCACCTCGTCAATTCTCTCCATTCTGGTCGGGCTGGTGATCGTGACTCTCGAACATCCCGGTGCCGGTTTGAACCTCGCTATTCCTAAAGAGTCCGTGGATACCGGGCTGGCGGTAAGCGGAATGAGCTTAAAAGGCTTTCTGACGCATACTATTCCGACCAGCATTACCGAGGCGATGGCCAACAACGAGATTCTGCAAATAGTGGTGTTCTCAATGTTCTTTGGCATTGCCGGGGCATCTCTGGGCGAAAAGTTTAATGCCCCGCTGGTGGCTGCGCTCAACGTGGTTTCCCACATTATGCTGAAGGTGACCGGGTACGTCATGTATGTGGCACCGCTGGCGATTTTCGCGGCGATTTCATCGGTTATCGCCTCTCAGGGGCTGGGGATCCTGCTTAATTATGCTTCGTTTATCGGCGGTTACTATGTGGCGATTCTGCTGACCAGCGTCGTGCTGTTGGCGGTAGGCTATATGGTGTTGAAAAAAGAGGTTTTTCGCCTGCTCAATATGCTGAAAGACCCGGTACTGGTGGCGTTTACCACCAGCAGCTCGGAAGCCGCTTATCCGAAGACCCTGGAGCGGCTGGTGAAATTTGGCTGCTCGCGTAACATCGCTTCGTTTGTGCTGCCCATTGGTTACTCTTTTAACCTGGTTGGCTCGATGGTGTACTGCTCTTTTGCCGCCATGTTTATCGCTCAGGCCTACAATATTCAGCTGAGCTTTAGTGAGATTACCGTGATGATGCTGACGCTGATGCTGGCGTCGAAAGGGATTGCCGGGGTGCCGCGTTCGGCGCTGGTGGTGCTGGCCGCCACGATCCCCAGCTTCAATGTTCCTGTTGCGGGCATCTTGCTGCTAATGGGCATTGACCACTTCCTGGATATGGGGCGTTCGGCGATAAACGTACTGGGTAACGGTATCGCGACGGCAATGCTGTCAAAAAATGAAGGTCTATTGCAGGAAGAAGTACTGGAAGCTGAAGCTGAACCTCAGCAGGTCGAAGCCTGA
- a CDS encoding helix-turn-helix domain-containing protein, which produces MKRINIAINTKNTFLRESLVSMVNELIRSNANLDVNFSYKHNDFLDKDIIIAEVLPGEIYLCNTSIKNRKKNSSVIILHSYDKLPEKELIVNCLKDVIFVSIKSVNIDKMFEIIAQELKRCEHLTLAQVTDSTLTCTNCPHKMLSRSQVAVATGIIHGFDISKISALNKVSIKTTTWHKSKIMEKFSLNNNYDFFQFMNLLKERW; this is translated from the coding sequence ATGAAAAGAATAAACATCGCAATCAATACTAAAAATACGTTCCTCAGAGAATCTTTGGTTTCAATGGTCAATGAACTTATCCGCAGCAATGCTAATCTGGATGTTAATTTTTCTTATAAGCATAATGATTTTTTAGATAAGGATATCATTATCGCTGAAGTTCTCCCTGGAGAGATCTATCTGTGCAATACCAGCATAAAGAATCGCAAGAAAAACAGCTCAGTGATCATATTACATAGTTATGACAAGCTCCCGGAAAAAGAGTTGATCGTTAACTGTCTGAAAGACGTTATCTTTGTCTCAATAAAATCGGTCAACATTGATAAAATGTTTGAAATTATTGCCCAGGAACTAAAAAGGTGTGAACACCTGACGCTGGCGCAGGTTACAGATTCAACGCTAACCTGCACCAACTGCCCGCATAAAATGCTTTCCCGATCGCAGGTCGCCGTCGCCACCGGTATTATTCATGGCTTTGACATTAGCAAGATATCTGCTCTCAACAAGGTGAGTATCAAAACCACCACATGGCACAAAAGTAAAATTATGGAAAAATTCAGCCTTAATAATAATTATGATTTTTTCCAGTTTATGAATTTGTTAAAAGAGCGCTGGTAA
- a CDS encoding small membrane protein yields MAMQTWLALLLCIFCLCVSVYSLVSYIRDRRKQKFPFSTKNSSRRR; encoded by the coding sequence ATGGCCATGCAAACATGGTTAGCCTTATTGCTGTGCATATTTTGCCTTTGCGTTTCCGTCTATAGTCTTGTTTCTTATATTAGAGACAGGAGAAAACAGAAGTTTCCGTTTTCAACGAAAAACTCTTCGCGCAGAAGATAA
- a CDS encoding response regulator transcription factor → MTLRVAIIEDSADLLDELLAFLRHRGFDAWGVRSAEAFWRQLHRDPVDIVLIDIGLPGEDGFSVLDYLHEIGQFGLVVITARGHEQDRLQALNSGADLYLIKPVNFSDLADSINALGSRLRQQKPPVNAPQAISAERSASSPWTLQVEQLVAPSGLTLPLTQQEYRLLEVLMRNRNEVCSKVALHDCLFTDEGEPELHRIDVVISRLRHKARLHGITLPIRAIFGKGLAFIS, encoded by the coding sequence ATGACATTACGCGTGGCTATTATCGAAGATAGCGCTGATTTACTGGATGAACTATTGGCTTTTTTGCGCCATCGCGGCTTTGATGCCTGGGGCGTACGCAGTGCCGAAGCATTCTGGCGGCAGCTGCATCGCGACCCCGTCGATATCGTGCTCATCGATATCGGCCTGCCGGGGGAAGACGGATTTAGCGTACTGGACTATCTGCATGAAATTGGCCAGTTCGGGCTGGTGGTCATTACCGCCAGAGGGCATGAACAGGACCGACTGCAGGCGTTAAACTCCGGTGCCGACCTCTATCTCATCAAGCCGGTAAACTTTTCCGATCTCGCCGATAGCATTAATGCGCTTGGCTCCCGACTTCGGCAGCAAAAACCGCCGGTTAACGCTCCTCAAGCAATATCAGCGGAACGGTCAGCGTCGTCGCCCTGGACGTTACAAGTTGAGCAGCTTGTCGCACCTTCGGGGTTGACCCTACCGCTGACGCAACAAGAGTATCGGCTGCTGGAGGTCTTAATGCGTAATCGTAATGAAGTCTGTAGCAAAGTTGCCCTGCACGACTGCCTGTTCACCGATGAAGGCGAACCGGAGCTGCACCGAATCGACGTGGTCATCAGTCGTTTACGGCACAAAGCCCGCCTGCACGGCATTACCCTGCCCATTCGCGCCATTTTTGGCAAAGGTCTGGCGTTTATTTCCTGA
- a CDS encoding sensor histidine kinase, with amino-acid sequence MNRVCAVFDIVCRCNRLHFWAWSGVFLVLQMLAPARAEVRQLGIDIPVYWYADASDKMTLDAFLSLPEDALKTAPLIPSFGYSPKTFWLRTTLPAAYFAGEQRWLQLGPSFVDHLSVFYRPYGSDSPWIRKEFGDHAPARDNDLDYRESVLILPPPPTIEGYEIAFRLQSSSTLILLATLSSPQEFVRSATLDTAFWSFYFGLAVIASGIALWLAVALRRRLLWGICLFSLNYPLVAALHGYPEWLFGDVVLPVQDYMISCLSLVSYATALWMHSEIFDLKKNMPRLHKLLLAAIGLNIVLQISIPLGFYGLAMQIEAGIFFIAAPILLITSWTLWRRKAIDLNTLLLGLLPPVYVVSAALVLLSIHGVIPFHNMVYSTWQYALIIHIVTVLIIAVLRIRAENRKLMKKQQLARELQIERDASFHQRQFMGMVAHEFRTPLAVIQAALENLRLCTSSASQGSRLDRMQRATTRLVQLTDNCLADARLSSYDLHADKQNAELLPVIHTAATVVDLSLNHYLNVTLEGQNVGPESSSPMLFIDSGMLCIAIANLLDNSVKYSESGEIRIEIFQQEKHFEIRIGDRGPGIPPEQVEHIFERYRRGETHTTTPAGTGLGLYVARQIVQAHGGDLWLAKNTAAGCEFALTLPLDGQQKDKS; translated from the coding sequence TTGAATCGTGTGTGCGCAGTTTTTGATATTGTTTGCCGATGCAACAGACTTCATTTCTGGGCATGGAGTGGCGTATTTTTGGTCCTACAGATGTTGGCCCCGGCTCGCGCGGAAGTCCGTCAACTGGGTATCGATATTCCTGTATACTGGTACGCTGACGCCAGCGACAAGATGACGTTAGATGCCTTTCTTTCTCTGCCGGAAGATGCGCTGAAAACGGCACCGCTGATCCCCTCGTTTGGCTATTCGCCAAAGACCTTCTGGTTGCGTACCACGCTTCCTGCGGCATACTTCGCCGGTGAACAACGCTGGCTGCAGCTGGGCCCGTCATTTGTTGATCATTTAAGCGTATTTTATCGTCCTTATGGCAGCGATAGCCCGTGGATACGAAAAGAGTTTGGCGATCATGCTCCCGCTCGGGATAACGATCTCGACTATCGGGAGAGCGTGCTGATTTTACCGCCGCCCCCCACCATTGAGGGTTACGAGATAGCATTCCGTCTCCAGAGCAGCAGCACACTCATTCTGTTGGCAACCCTCTCTTCCCCACAGGAGTTTGTGCGCTCTGCGACTCTCGACACGGCCTTCTGGAGCTTTTATTTTGGTCTGGCTGTGATTGCCAGCGGCATCGCACTGTGGCTCGCCGTTGCGCTACGCCGCCGTTTACTGTGGGGGATCTGCTTATTCTCTCTCAACTATCCGCTGGTAGCAGCACTGCACGGATATCCTGAATGGCTCTTTGGCGATGTGGTGTTGCCGGTGCAGGATTACATGATCAGCTGTTTGTCGCTGGTGAGCTACGCCACTGCCCTGTGGATGCACAGCGAAATTTTTGATCTTAAGAAGAATATGCCGCGGCTGCATAAACTGCTGCTGGCGGCTATCGGGTTAAATATTGTCTTGCAAATCAGTATCCCGTTGGGCTTCTATGGCCTGGCGATGCAGATAGAAGCAGGGATATTCTTCATCGCCGCCCCTATTCTGCTGATAACGTCCTGGACGCTGTGGCGGCGTAAAGCGATTGACCTGAATACGTTACTGTTGGGGCTACTACCACCGGTATACGTGGTGTCCGCCGCACTGGTTTTGCTCTCCATCCATGGCGTTATTCCCTTTCATAATATGGTTTATTCAACCTGGCAGTACGCGCTGATTATCCATATCGTCACCGTATTGATTATCGCCGTGCTGCGCATTCGCGCGGAAAACCGCAAGTTAATGAAGAAACAGCAGTTAGCGCGGGAGCTACAGATTGAGCGCGACGCCAGTTTTCACCAGCGCCAGTTTATGGGGATGGTGGCACATGAGTTCAGAACGCCGCTGGCGGTTATTCAGGCCGCGCTGGAGAACCTGCGCCTGTGCACCTCATCCGCGAGCCAGGGCTCACGTCTCGATCGTATGCAGCGGGCAACTACCCGCCTTGTACAGCTAACCGATAATTGCCTGGCCGATGCCCGTCTCTCCTCCTACGACCTGCACGCAGATAAACAAAATGCCGAACTGCTGCCGGTTATCCATACGGCCGCCACGGTGGTGGATCTGTCGCTGAACCATTATTTAAATGTCACCCTGGAGGGGCAAAATGTTGGCCCTGAATCCTCTTCGCCGATGCTGTTCATTGATAGCGGGATGCTGTGTATTGCTATCGCTAACCTGCTTGATAACTCGGTCAAATATTCAGAATCGGGTGAGATAAGAATCGAGATTTTTCAGCAGGAAAAACATTTTGAAATCCGCATTGGCGATCGCGGTCCCGGCATTCCACCTGAACAGGTCGAACATATTTTCGAGCGCTATCGCCGCGGCGAAACGCATACGACAACACCGGCCGGGACCGGTCTTGGACTGTATGTCGCCCGACAAATCGTACAGGCCCACGGCGGGGACCTGTGGCTGGCAAAAAATACCGCTGCCGGATGCGAATTTGCGCTTACTCTCCCGCTGGATGGACAGCAGAAGGACAAATCATGA
- a CDS encoding citrate synthase: MTTKSLMLSLDEQRSIPLSTVTGTLGHVGMDIRPLAPLGICSFDPGFSNTAGCTSAISWIDTENSVLLHRGYPVDQLARQCDFLEVAYILLRGDAPDEASYQVFNETITRHSLVHEQIARMCSSFRRDSHPMALMCALVGTLAAFYHDVLDVENPEHRALAATRLLSKMPTLAAMSYKFSIEQPAQYPRNDLSYAGNFLHMLFAIPAEKYQLNPVIEQAMNQILVLHADHGQCASTTTVRAAGSSGANLFASVAAGLASLWGPAHGGANEASMRMLEEIETVDQIPAFLSRAKRDPQAFRRLGFGNSRYRNLDPRAAILRETCHRVLEELGMCDMPLQVAMALEEVALTDPYFVENGLSPSVDFYTAVILKAMGLPASMFVVITAVGRTLGWVAHWNEMHEAPLNIYRPRQIYTGEGMRDYVSRREGK, translated from the coding sequence ATGACGACGAAATCGTTAATGCTTTCTTTGGATGAACAACGGTCAATTCCTTTGAGTACGGTCACCGGGACTCTCGGCCACGTTGGCATGGATATACGCCCGTTAGCGCCTTTAGGGATATGCAGTTTTGACCCCGGTTTTAGCAACACTGCAGGCTGTACGTCAGCCATCTCCTGGATTGATACCGAAAATAGCGTTCTACTGCATCGCGGGTACCCGGTGGATCAACTGGCCCGTCAGTGTGACTTCCTTGAGGTCGCTTATATTTTGCTGCGTGGCGATGCGCCAGACGAAGCCAGCTATCAGGTTTTCAACGAAACAATTACCCGCCATAGCCTGGTGCACGAGCAGATTGCTCGCATGTGCAGCAGTTTTCGTCGCGACTCCCATCCGATGGCATTAATGTGTGCTTTGGTAGGGACCCTGGCAGCGTTTTATCACGATGTGCTGGACGTCGAAAATCCGGAACACCGCGCGCTGGCCGCGACGCGTTTACTGTCGAAAATGCCAACCCTGGCGGCGATGAGCTATAAGTTTTCCATTGAACAGCCGGCGCAGTATCCACGTAATGATCTCTCTTATGCGGGGAATTTCCTGCATATGCTGTTTGCGATCCCGGCAGAAAAATATCAACTTAACCCGGTGATTGAGCAGGCAATGAACCAAATTCTGGTGCTGCATGCTGACCACGGCCAGTGTGCATCGACCACGACAGTGCGGGCAGCGGGCTCTTCCGGGGCAAATTTATTCGCCAGCGTTGCCGCGGGGCTTGCGTCCCTGTGGGGGCCAGCACACGGCGGGGCTAACGAAGCCAGCATGCGAATGCTGGAAGAGATTGAGACCGTTGATCAAATCCCCGCCTTCCTGAGTAGAGCAAAACGCGATCCGCAGGCATTCCGTCGCCTGGGCTTTGGTAACTCTCGCTATCGTAATCTTGACCCTAGAGCGGCTATATTGCGTGAGACCTGTCACCGGGTACTGGAAGAGCTGGGCATGTGTGATATGCCATTGCAGGTGGCGATGGCGCTTGAAGAGGTGGCGCTGACCGACCCGTATTTTGTTGAGAATGGCCTGTCGCCAAGCGTCGACTTTTATACAGCCGTGATCCTCAAAGCAATGGGGCTGCCAGCGTCGATGTTTGTGGTGATTACCGCCGTAGGCAGAACGCTCGGTTGGGTGGCGCACTGGAACGAAATGCATGAAGCGCCGTTGAACATTTATCGCCCGCGACAGATTTATACCGGAGAAGGGATGCGGGATTACGTTTCGCGTCGTGAAGGGAAATAA
- the yegD gene encoding molecular chaperone: protein MFIGFDYGTANCSVAVMRDNIPQLLTLENGSSLLPSMLSAPTREAVSEWLYRHHEVPTSSDENQALLRRAINYNRDEDIDVLRNSVQFGLASLHQYVDDPEEVYFVKSPKSFLGANGLKPQQVALFEDLVCAMMLHIKQQAQAQLPETIDQAVIGRPINFQGLGGDEANAQAQGILERAAKRAGFRDVVFQFEPVAAGLDFEATLSEEKRVLVVDIGGGTTDCSLLLMGPQWREKADRQQSLLGHSGCRVGGNDLDIALAFKCLMPLLGMGGDTEKGIALPILPWWNAVAINDVPAQTDFYSTANGRLLNDLLRSARDSEKVALLLKVWRQRLSYRLVRSAEESKIALSAQSSVTTGLPFISDELATAISQQGLEAALDQPLTRIMEQVQLALDNSNDKPDVIYLTGGSARSPLIKKALTAHLPGIPIAGGDDFGSVTAGLARWAQVVFR, encoded by the coding sequence ATGTTTATTGGTTTTGACTACGGTACCGCTAACTGTTCAGTCGCGGTGATGCGCGACAATATTCCACAATTGCTAACGCTGGAAAACGGCAGTTCACTGCTGCCATCAATGCTTTCAGCGCCCACTCGCGAAGCGGTCAGCGAATGGCTCTACCGTCATCATGAAGTCCCGACCAGCAGTGATGAAAACCAGGCGCTGCTGCGGCGCGCCATCAACTACAACCGCGATGAAGATATCGATGTGTTACGCAATAGCGTGCAGTTTGGCCTCGCCTCGCTGCATCAATACGTCGACGATCCGGAAGAAGTCTATTTTGTGAAATCGCCGAAGTCGTTCCTCGGTGCCAACGGACTCAAGCCGCAGCAGGTTGCGCTATTTGAAGATTTAGTCTGCGCCATGATGCTGCATATTAAGCAGCAGGCACAAGCGCAACTGCCGGAAACCATCGACCAGGCAGTGATTGGGCGACCGATTAACTTCCAGGGGCTCGGCGGCGATGAGGCCAACGCCCAGGCGCAGGGAATTCTGGAACGTGCGGCAAAACGCGCAGGCTTTCGCGACGTAGTATTTCAGTTTGAACCGGTTGCGGCAGGGCTGGACTTCGAAGCAACACTCAGCGAGGAAAAACGCGTTCTGGTTGTCGATATCGGCGGCGGTACCACTGACTGTTCGTTACTGCTGATGGGGCCGCAATGGCGAGAAAAAGCCGATCGCCAGCAAAGTCTGCTCGGGCACAGCGGTTGTCGCGTCGGCGGTAACGATCTGGACATCGCGCTCGCCTTTAAATGCCTGATGCCGCTGCTGGGCATGGGCGGAGATACCGAAAAAGGCATCGCCCTGCCGATTTTGCCGTGGTGGAATGCGGTAGCAATTAACGACGTTCCCGCACAGACTGATTTTTACAGCACCGCCAATGGCCGTCTGCTGAACGACTTACTGCGCAGCGCCCGCGATAGCGAGAAGGTTGCTTTGTTGCTGAAAGTCTGGCGTCAGCGTCTGAGCTATCGTCTGGTTCGCAGCGCGGAAGAGAGCAAGATCGCCCTTTCCGCACAGTCGAGCGTCACGACCGGGCTACCGTTTATCAGCGACGAGCTGGCGACGGCTATCAGCCAGCAGGGTCTGGAAGCGGCTTTAGATCAGCCGTTAACCCGCATAATGGAACAGGTGCAGCTGGCGCTGGATAACAGCAACGATAAACCGGATGTGATTTACCTGACCGGCGGCAGCGCTCGCTCGCCATTGATTAAAAAAGCGCTGACGGCTCATCTGCCGGGCATTCCAATTGCCGGGGGCGATGATTTTGGCTCAGTAACGGCAGGATTGGCCCGCTGGGCGCAGGTGGTGTTTCGTTAA
- the alkA gene encoding DNA-3-methyladenine glycosylase 2 encodes MTLLAWHPPYDWEWMFSFLGARAVQGVETFVDGRYIRSFALAGHAGLITVTPDEAAQGMQITLSPGLEPVADECLARIARLFDLSCDPQQVALTLGELAQARPGLRLPGSLDAFEQAVRAVLGQLVSVAMAAKLAGKVAAAWGKPLADAPEFYLFPTAHQLALADPQALKALGMPLRRAEALIHLAQAAISGELPLVAPDNIEAGMKQLQTLPGIGRWTASYFALRGWQAQDIFLPDDYLIKQRFPGMTPTRIARYASRWQPWRSYALLHIWYTQGWSPDEE; translated from the coding sequence ATGACGCTGTTAGCCTGGCACCCTCCCTATGACTGGGAGTGGATGTTTAGTTTTCTTGGCGCTCGTGCGGTGCAGGGGGTTGAGACCTTCGTTGACGGGCGCTATATCCGCAGTTTTGCGCTGGCGGGCCATGCCGGTCTGATTACTGTCACGCCGGACGAAGCGGCACAAGGAATGCAAATCACGCTTTCCCCCGGGCTGGAGCCAGTGGCTGATGAGTGCCTGGCCCGTATTGCGCGACTGTTTGATTTATCCTGCGACCCGCAGCAGGTCGCTTTGACGCTGGGGGAGCTGGCACAGGCGAGGCCGGGTTTACGCCTGCCGGGTTCCCTTGACGCCTTTGAACAAGCGGTACGCGCGGTGCTGGGGCAACTGGTCAGCGTGGCCATGGCGGCGAAACTTGCCGGAAAAGTCGCTGCTGCCTGGGGGAAACCGCTCGCCGATGCGCCGGAGTTTTACCTTTTCCCCACCGCGCACCAGTTGGCACTCGCTGACCCGCAAGCGTTAAAAGCGCTGGGAATGCCGCTTCGGCGTGCAGAAGCCCTGATTCATTTAGCTCAGGCGGCAATTAGCGGCGAGCTGCCTTTAGTTGCGCCAGATAATATAGAAGCCGGAATGAAGCAGTTGCAGACGCTGCCCGGCATTGGCCGCTGGACCGCCAGCTATTTTGCGCTTCGCGGCTGGCAGGCGCAGGATATCTTTCTGCCGGACGACTACCTGATTAAACAGCGCTTCCCTGGAATGACGCCGACGCGTATTGCGCGTTATGCCAGCCGCTGGCAGCCGTGGCGATCGTATGCGTTATTGCACATATGGTATACGCAAGGCTGGTCGCCGGATGAGGAATAG
- the udk gene encoding uridine kinase, whose protein sequence is MTDTSHQCVIIGIAGASASGKSLIASTLYRELREQVGDEHIGVIPEDSYYKDQSHLSMEERVKTNYDHPSSMDHSLLFQHLQMLRSGQPIELPVYSYVEHTRMPETIHIEPKKVIILEGILLLTDVRLRNELSFSIFVDTPLDICLMRRIKRDVNERGRSMDSVMAQYQKTVRPMFLQFIDPSKQYADIIVPRGGKNRIAIDILKAKISQFFE, encoded by the coding sequence ATGACTGATACGTCTCATCAGTGCGTCATTATAGGCATCGCCGGCGCATCGGCTTCGGGCAAAAGCCTCATCGCCAGCACGCTTTATCGTGAACTACGTGAACAAGTCGGCGATGAGCATATCGGCGTTATTCCGGAAGACAGCTATTACAAGGATCAAAGTCATCTGTCGATGGAAGAGCGTGTAAAAACCAACTATGACCACCCAAGTTCGATGGATCATAGTCTGCTGTTTCAGCATCTACAGATGCTGAGAAGCGGCCAGCCGATTGAGTTACCGGTTTACAGCTATGTCGAGCACACTCGCATGCCGGAAACCATTCATATTGAACCGAAGAAAGTCATCATCCTTGAAGGGATTTTACTGCTGACTGACGTTCGCCTGCGTAATGAACTCAGTTTCTCTATTTTCGTTGATACCCCGCTGGATATCTGCCTGATGCGCCGCATCAAGCGTGATGTGAATGAGCGTGGGCGTTCAATGGATTCGGTGATGGCGCAGTATCAGAAAACCGTTCGCCCGATGTTCCTGCAGTTTATCGACCCTTCCAAGCAGTATGCCGACATTATTGTGCCTCGCGGCGGTAAAAACCGCATCGCCATCGATATTCTGAAGGCCAAAATCAGTCAGTTCTTTGAATAA